In Chaetodon trifascialis isolate fChaTrf1 chromosome 8, fChaTrf1.hap1, whole genome shotgun sequence, the DNA window GGTGCCCGGCGGGTCAACAAAGCGCGGAGCGACGCGTGAGCGGCGATTCGCTTCAGAGGGCTCTTCAAGCGGCGCTGCGCAAATCGACCCGCTTTCAATCACCGCTCAATGGAGTACCGAGAGGCTGCAGCGAGGGCTTGATGAAGAGGCAGAGCAGGGGATGAGGCGGGGAGGCGTGGACCGTAGGTAGCGTGTTCGTCCAttcaggaagaggaaggaggaggccGCGGGGGCCGGGCCGCCGCCGGGAGTGGCTGAGCCTCCGCCGCCACCATGTGCGCTGCTGTCACCTAATGGCAAAACCGCGCGTCCGGTGGTGGGCAGCTGTGCGCtatttttcactgcagctgagaTCAGAGCTGCATGTGACCTGCGGCAGCTCCACGCTTCTGTCACAGGCCACTGTGGGTTGTAATGACGCGACATGACAGCAAAGCCTATGGCTGACTCAGATTCATTTACTGCGACCttattaatcaattagtttCCTCTTTCTATAGTGCGCCGTCCTTAAGAAATGAGAGACTGACATGTTCATGCACAGACTGTGAAAAGGGCAAATTTCTATTAAAGGTCATCTCTGGCCTCGAAGATTTTAATATCTTCTTGGCCTTTGCTGCTTAAAAGCTGAAATCTCTGGACCCTTTATCCTTAAAATTAatcacttttatttctttatttcactttctttttataTGATTATTATCGACTGGGTCTGTGTACTAGGTTTATTGTCTGTATCCCTtactttgtttgtctttattttgtaaATCCACATTTTTTAGATTAGAAGGGATTTGTTGTACAAGTCCGTGGCTTGTTGCTTGGCGTTCCCTGTCATCATTGTTCAATTTGTGCAATCtgtttttatgctgtttgtATAGTGCAAATAAACTGTTCATCCATCCTTTATCATTTACAGAGTTATGGTTGTGGTTAGGGCTGACACATATTGACAGACCACTCCCATTCCTACCTGCAATTTAGACCCACAGAGACACATGGAGAGGCCATCGTGCTACCCTGCCTTAAAAGCCCCAACACATCTATTttccacccacacacaggtGTTGCTGCAGTTCGTAGTCTTGCTGTGGAAAATTGTGCTCAACATGGTGATAAAACACACCAGAATATTGAACTTCTCCATTTCCAAACACAGTGCATCAGTGTTTCTATTGGGAGATCATTGCCCAGCCCATGCAATCATTCTGAATATTTGTCTTCACCttgtacagaaacagaaaatgcatgttttaaGTCATCCACTGCATGGCCTTCAGCAGAAGAGCGGAGCAGTCGAGCATAACTGTTCCTTTAGTAACTTTATGGAGGTGGCTTCACAAAATTTCCAGCTTTGCTCCACTCAGCTTTTAGCAAGAAGTCTAATCAGCAGAGGTGATTTAAAatatctgtgtgggtgtgcaggacCCTCAAAAGTATCCAAAATTCAGTCCAATTTAAAGCTCTAAAGATGTTCAtgttgagctgagctgagccgaGGCTAACAGCTGTAGGTTACCTCATTGCCTTTAGCAACACGGGCTAGTTATGGCAGCCGAAGTCAACTTTCAGAGTTTTGCTTTTGGTGCATTTTTGTCAAAATAAGTCAAAAAGTTTGCTTCAGAGATTCCTaacaaaatgtgatttaaatatGTAGTAAATTCAACAATGGTTACACAAATAAAGTGTGTCACGGCGTTTTTCTACATCAAACTTCTGACAGATGCATAATATTTAATCATACACATCTtttcacaggagacattttgacatgtcacaggtTTAAATGTTCGAATTAAAGATGGCTGGATTCCATCTAGCTGCTTTGATTTCAGGGTCGTGGTATTGTgcgtgctggctcactgtcatgcTGACATTgattactgggacacttgaatagcaCATATCCgttgttaatgttattactCACATTGGTGATTTTCCTATTATGACAAGTCCAAATGTCTGCTGTTGTAATATTTGTACAGGGACCCAtaatataaatactgtatactATTTATTCATTGTCACTTATGTTTCAGAGAGGTTCACCATCTCCATGTTCTGAACCgacagacacagtgaaataatTTTCAAATCAGGAATGTAATGTTTTCTGTGAGAAATCATTTTATTCAGTCAGCATCAGCCCGATAATATCTCATCTTTTCCCTTACATCCAAGAAGGACAACCACGACAATTTGAGCATCATGTATTGGGCATCTAAACCTTCAATTAAATACTGCTCATGTCTTGGTAGCCTTAGGGTCTTCACTCTGTACGGAAGAGAGATGATTTAGCATCATTAAGCCTCTTTTCATTCCACCTGTCACTTGAATTAAAGCTcaggtgtgtttctctctcaccTCTGACACTGAGGACGGTGGAGCACTCAGCCCGTCCGAGGGCGTTCTCTGCAGTGATGGTGTACTCGCCCATGTCTTTGGGGGCTACGTGGAGAATTGACATGGAGCAAACTCCGCAGGTGTTGGAGATGTAATAGTTGGCGTCAGTGTTTATGCTGATGTGATTTCGATACCACGTGATACGAGGTTTGGGATTTCCCTTCACTGCACAGCTCATGTAGCATTCGTAGCCTTTGGGTGCAGTGTGAAGCTTCAAAGGCACCATGAAGGTGGGAGCACATTGCAAATCACAGTCCTTTCGGGTCGGTACGCTCACCACAAACTTTTCTACAAGAAAGAAGAcagagtaaaataaaatgtttcctgAAAAAAGGGATTATTTGGCCTTTGAGATGCACAAACgcacctttcttcttctccatcccCCAGGTTGGTGACTCCGAGGGTGCAGATATGCCCATGTCGTTTTTGGCATAGACCCGGAAATTATATTCCCTCCCGTGCATGATGTTGCAGACCGTGAACTTGTTATTAAAGAGTCGGTCAGCCACTGTGGTCCATGTGCGTTTGGTAGAGTCCAGCTTGGACACTGTGTAGTGGAGGCGGTCATCACGCTTCTCATCAGGAGAAGGCTCCCAGATCACCGTCACTGTGCCGGGCACATTTTCCTCCAGTTCTACCAGTCCCGGAGGCTTTGGATCATCTGTAAACCACAACCAGTGTTACCTGCCGATCCAttaacacatgcagaaaaagaaaatattcatcTTTAGATTTTAGTTTTTACCTGTGACCCGGACCTCTGTACTTAATGTCTCCTGTCCTGCAAAATTTTTCACCAAAATGGAGTAGATGCCAGAATCAGAGCGCTCAGAGGAGGGGATCAGCAGCTGGGACGAGCCGTCAGAGTTACTGATTGTAACTCGCTTTGTCACTGGCACATTGTCCTTTAGCCACATAATATCTGGCCGTGGGGAGGCCTGTGAAAAAGAACATTGGTAATGTCTTGAGTATTCAGGCCTGACTGCTTATTTCTGTGAAACCACAGTTTGTTATCAATGATAACGCTGAAACATAAATCTCACCTCAAAGTTCACTGTGATCCTGACAGAGTTTCCTGCCCTCACCACCATGAAGCTCTTCATCTTGTGGTTTGTGAACTTTGGCCTCACTAgaataatgaacaaaaacaatgaaagtgCTTTGGACAATATCTAACTTCAGGTTGTTCTTATGTGGCTGAATAAGCTCAAATACAGATATTCATTATATGTAATTCTCTGCCCACACTTATATTAAGTAGGACATGAATGATCAGTGACTTTGTATcctaaaaacatttttgttaaCATAAAACAACATACTGATCATGTAGAGAAGCATTAAAAAGATAAAGTATACAGCTATAAGAGCTGTATGGGAGTGTAAAGTTTTTTATAGCaccaaatttttttttttaatttctaacaAGGGTTGACTCACCAGGTGAGGGCATTGCAAGGACGTAGTTGGCCAGCTCCTCAGGATCGCTCTCCCCTCCATCATTAGTCGCAATCACTCTCACCCAGTACATGTCCATGGACTTCAGGCCTTTCACGCTGAAGGAGGTCGTGATGATGGGGGTGGGATTACAGCGGGACCATTCAATGCACTCTGCCTGCCGAATCTCAACAAAATATCCCTTTGCTTCATCCTGAATCCCTGGTTTCTCCTCAGGTTTGGTCCAAGTCAGGACCAAGTGGGTGTAAGACGTTTCCGTCAACTTCAGGTTTCTAACTTTACCAGGAGGCTCTTGAgtacatgaaatgaaaagtcaTTCAATTCAAAATATCAATGAAAATATAATGTTATACATTATTCGGCAAATCTTTTTAATACTGCATCATTTTCagacatgcacataaacatatTTTGTGGAATCTATGAATGTAGCAGTCGCAGCACTTACTCTTGGGATCCCGTGCAAAGACAAACTCTGACGGGTTACTAAATTCACCAGCTCCTGAGAGGTTTATGGCAGTGACTCTGAATTCATATTCCAAACCTGCCACAACGTCCTTCACTGCATATTTCTTCTCTGGAATTCATTTTttagacacaacaacaacaacaaacatcagtGTTGAGAACCTCGATGCCATCAGATTGAACTGCActtaaacaaaaatgtgaaCCTTTTATTAGCTCATCCATGGCATTGACAACGGTCCAGAGATTACTCCCCTTCTTGCGTTTCTCCAAAATGTATCCCAGGATACGCGAACCTCCTCGGTTAATTGGTGAATCCCAGCATATGTTGATGCAGTCGTCGTAGGCGCTGACCACctttggaggtgctggaggGCCAGGAAAAGCTGAGGTACggagaaacaaaaacaggctgtgTTGATAAAGGTTTTAGTTAGACTGAACTTTTCTTTTGTACTTTTGTTCCAGACTCTTCAGTAACGATGCAGCATTGATGAAAAAGTAAAGGTAAATCTTTCACTTGTTATTATCATTTACATCAGCCCTGTGCTGAAATTATTAACCGTTTAACTGATTAGTTGGATGACAAAAAAGTAGGTCAACCAAATGTGATAATTAATTAACGAATTAAATCATGTaacaagaaaaatgcaaaaaatgtttgTATCTCAAGAGTAAGAATTTGCAGCTTCTGTCATATGTCTCTAAACTGACATTATTTTGGGTTTTATGCTGTTaatcagggggaaaaaaataaaacccaaaacAATTTGACATGAGTTTGtgacagagagaacagagtATGGACCAGCAGCAGGCAGGGTAGTGTAATGGATAATGGAGGACAGCAGGGGGCAGTAATGACCCTGAATCACCTGATCGAACTGGCCTCTATCACAGTTTGACACAGTGGGACAGTACAGCTGCACCACATCACGTTTTCCGTTCGGAATCAGTGAAGTCAGACCATGTGACAGATATATGTTCACAAGTCTCTGCTGATATGTGCTCTGATATCGGTTTACCTGCTGCAGGTGCCCGTAATTGCCAGAAAGAGCCACACGTGCTGTTTTTCCGCCGCGTGGATCAACGCTCAGCTGATAGACGCGCTCTGTGCCGGGAGGTTCGCGTCACAACTTAGAAATTAAGTTAAAGTTCCTTTTCACTGATCAGCACATGGATGGTTTTCATTACTGGTCAATAGAAAGGTCTTCGAGGAATCCGGAAACGTCTTCAAAACAGGTATGTCGTATCAAAAGACTTTTGAAGTTTTTCAAAGTTTGGTGCGACAAAAATGATGCTAGCAGATATGCAAGCCACATAATTACACTGAATATCACATAAGTTGCTGTAGAAAGATATGCAGCGTTATAAGCAGCCAGTTAATACATCAGTGCTTTATCAAttagtgtgatttttttttgcagagtttACAGCAGGTCTTTGGTTCACACAAGTCCGGGTCATTTACCAAACCCAGTGGTttaatgaggaaagaaaaaaaaaaaaaaaaaaaaggccggAAGAGGTTTTCAAAATATGTTTGGGGAGGGGAGACCCAAACTTCTGCTCACTGACCTACACGTTGACTGGTGTAAGAAGACATAATGGCCGTGTTTTGAGTTTTCTGCTGCCCAAACCTTATGtcactgttttccagcagcTTGTGGAGAATAACAGGTTTGTGACCTCGGAGAGGACTTGTTTAGACTTTCATCCCTGGCCAACATTTCTGTGGACTCCTGTAAACTGCTGAGACTGATGGTCTGAGTGGATGACATACTGTAGACAACACGCCAACTCCATGAAGAAGACTGGCAGATGGAGATGTTTTTGAAGACCTCAATCAGTAAGTGCCTGTCATTATTTTTTGCTTGATgcttctgttgtgttgtttgtgttacgAGACCCATGCTTGTTGTGACCTTGTGCCTTTCCTGCTGGCTTTTTATTGGTTGTTGTGCCATCATGAGGCTTGAATCCGTCAGACTTTCAGTCTGTGAGTGAACATGGACGTCTTTGAGAGTTTGTCAGTTGGCTTGAAGTTTTGACGTGGGCAGTGGCATTGTCTAACTTAATTTAATCCAAAGGTTGTGGTCTTTGCTGTGCTTCTGGGCTGTGAAAATGGCTTTAACATATGAACATGTCGTTGGCAGGCTCCATCATGCTCAGCTTGGTTTGATAAGGGGGCACTGTTGCATGAATAGGTGCAGGAGGACTGAAGTGTTGTTTAACTGACATTAAACACAGTGGAAGCTCAGTAGGTCCAGTTTGTCCTCTCTTATGTGCCTGTCTTTGGGATGTAATAGAGTCAGTGAGGCAACACCTGACAGCTATCACACGGGTACCAGTTTGACTTACCCAGTGTGCCGGCTTGCATGTCATCAGTCTCCATCGCTTCACTTGTACCCTCAGCAGTCACTGCACGAACACGGTAACAATATTTCCGGCCATGTTCCACATCTACATCGCGGTAGGTGGGCACACCTGGGATTTCCCCTATTTTCTTCCAGGTATTTCGTCCCACTTGCTGTCGCTCCATCATGTAGCTTATCACCGGTGAGCCACCATCATCCTTTGGAGGCCTCCACCTAAATTCAATACATGTAGCCGAGCTCTCCATTACCTCTACAGGACCCAGGGGTGAAGTGGGTTTGTCTGAAACATCCAGAAAGTGTTATTGAACATCTGAAAACCCCTCCTAACCTATGTGTGAGAGGGGAAATAGTGCTAACATGGAGAGATAATCATGGTATGTGGTGACAGGTGTAGCAGAGGTTTCAGCTGAATAACTTTTGTCAAGCTCTGAAACGTATTCCCAAAACACGTCTTTAATGTAAAGTTATCATAAAATGAAATTGTAATAAACTCAAGTAGAACAAAAGCCGATCGTATTTTTCTCAGTCTGTATAGTAGTTCGAGAGCTGCacttgtaaaataaaaacataaatctgTTCAGGCACAGATGGGCTCAGTGAAATGCACCACCCTTTTCACCTGATAGAGAAAAGACTGGTCTGATTTTTACCATTATGTGCATGAGCTGTGAAGCATTTAAGGCCGCTATGTTTGCTCTTCTAAAGACTTCAGCAGAGCAAAGTGCTTTTTACTGCTCGGCTTGCTGCACAAATCACATCCTTTGGCATCTATGGAGATTAAAATTTTCTTGGAGTCGACTGTTAATGGTTTCCTTTGAATTGGTCTGACTTGTGTTAAACTGTATGTAGAGCATAAGGGAAAACATGGGGGTGGTTTTCCTGTGCTGAATCACTGCATTATCCTTCATTCGCTCACCAAGCACAATTAGCTGCGACGCTGCCTCGACGAAGCCGTGTTCATTCTTGAGCTTGATCTTGATCTCTCCTGTGTCCTTCCTCTGGCACCTGCTCAGGAGCAAGCGGCTGTGACTCCCAGATTTCTCAATCTTCGTATTGTTGTCGTCTTGGagctcttctccctctttgtaCCACTGAATCTTTATGGGTTCATGGCCGACAAAATGCAGTTTGAAGATGGCGTTGTGCCCCAGTTTAAGCGCCGCAGGCTCAGTGAAAGCGCTGAGGTCTTCAGGGTCAAACCTGGGgggatctaaaaaaaaaagtagtcaTTTAGGGGTAGTTTCAGCGTTAATGTGGTAATTTGCTGATCTGATTCTGACCTGTGCTTGTAAATATAACATTACTTTTCCAATTCTGCAATATCAAAAGTCATTATTGTTGCAACAAATTCTCAAACCTTTGACGCTGATCATCGCCTCTGTTTTACGACCGTCTGCCTCAAAGCGGTATTTCCCAGAGTGCTCTTCTTTGCACCTGGTTATGACTAATTTATGGATTGCGCCGTCTTTAGAGATAGTGAAACTGTCATCTTGGGATATCTGATAGGAAAAGGAGCAGACAGATGAAAATAAGCAAATTGAGCAACAACAATTGTGACTTAATTAGTTATGAAATCAGCGTCACCGCATTGCCCAAAGGGTTTTGTGTCCAGCTGCGTTGTGTCCACATCTGCCAAATGTTTCAGGGACATCATGGGTAAACAGATAACGTGCgcaatctgttttcatttccagtcACCATTAGTGGATAAGGGATTCCCATTCAAGAAAGGGATAATGCACTTTCCTTCTGGGGTATTTGCCTTTTTATTGCAGTGCACAGTTGAGATATAGACAGAAtaggtgaggacagagagagagagagactggggACAGTTGCAGTTTAACATCCAGCCTGTTTGCTTTAGTTCAAATGAACTCTTGCTGTGTTTAATGCACAAGTTCGGGctggtgtgaaagctgtcagtTGAGTTCAgggaccggagttgagaaacactgctctaATTGCTACTCTGTTTGTCACTTTTTGATATACAAAGTCCAGTTAAAGTCTGAACTAATAATGTTCATGATCATTTACATGTGGGTGAGCTCATTCTGACAtcagaaaagacaaatattcTCTTAAAACTGCAGTAAAGTGCTGCTTGTTCACCGGTGTTTAAATTTCCCCATGGGGATCCATGCAATGATGATGATCCAACATGATGTCACCTGAACTTTAATTCGTCATCAGTCAGCCCTGATGATGTAATGCCTACATGTCTTGGTTTGTTACAGAAAGTCATTGTGAACCATAACTAAAAGGTagcaatgtgttttttccttgaGCCAAATGAACCAAACTACAGGTGTGAAAGTGACCTTACGCTGCCAGGCTGCCATAATTCTCCAGTCTGACACAGTGCCAAAAAGTACAGAAAATGATGAGCTTGACATTTACGACTAACCTTTTGGCCGTCTCTGAACCAGGCTCCCTCGCAGTCTTCACTGCTGAGCTTACATGTTAACTCCGCAGTCTCACTGATGATGGCACTGACGTCAGACAGACCACAGATGAAGTGAACCCCAGGATCTAACATGCACAACAGCGAACGATTAGGCGCTTTGATCATTTTGATTTGCATCCACAAGCAAACCTGATTCacaatgaaaggaaaaataacTGCTTGAAcattatcttttctcttttaaaatTGTGCtttcttgcttttatttatgtattcacTTTTGCAGTGTTCAATCCCTGCAGGGAGTGTTATTGTATTCTCTCTTGTTCTTACGCGTTACAATTTCAAAAGACTTTTCTTATGTAACGTGCATTGTTTTGTTAACGTAAAACTGAGTCTCTCCAGGGAAATGATCCGTCAGAACAGTAATGCTTTAGAGCAAATGAAGATTACGAAACAATTTGGTTTTGCACAGTAGTTCTGCACCTGTAGAGGCTCCCTGCTGTGTCAAATAGCAAATCAACATAGACGTGATAACAAGATAATAAACAAGATGCAGGGATAATTGTGAATAAATGGATAATATCTAGAAAAGAATAGTAATCTCGTTTGCAGAGAAATTGATTGCAGTTTGGGGTGTGTTGAAGTgctccaaactttttttttgaatttttgtgCGATATTGAACAGTCTTGACAATGTTTAGATTACTCACCGATCACCATATCTTCTATCAGTGGGCCTTGTCTCTTACGCCTTGAATGTGCGACAGAGCCAGCTGCATCTTCACTCTCGTCACACTCGTTGTGTTCTTTCGGACCTGTACTTTCACCTTTtttaattatcaaaatattCAAGTTtgaacattcacacacagtgattGACATTTGTCTCAAAATTATACCATTTTTAAGAGTGTGCACAAATGGTTTTTACAATAATAAAGACGAGTGACAGATTGAACTAATATTAAGTCACTCAGCAAACTCATTACACATGCATGCTTGATAACAGACAGGGTCACACTTTATAGTCAGGGACACATATATACCATTAACTAGTTGCATAATAGTAGTATAATGCatgttaatataataataagcaactagttaatggtgaatatgtgtacctcgGACAGAAAACCATGCAGATAAACCAAAAACAACTATTTCTGCCTTTTTACAACAAGAATAAACTGGTTTATGAGTGACTGCCTTCCACTCAATAGAGAACAAGCTGTGGAACAACATGAACTGCTTCAGGAGCCAAAGATGCAAAAGAGTTATTTTCTGGCCCCTACCCCACACTACTCCTCCATGCAGTAATGCACCACTTGTTGTCTCTTACCGTCGACTCCTTTCTGTGGCTGTTGGCCTTGCTTCGAACAGCTTGAACGCCTGATCTGGCCTGTAGAGTCCTCGTTCTCATCACTGTCACTTGCTTCATTGTCACTTGCTAGTTCATTTGGATCTGTATTAGAACCACAGCCTTCAACCAGTATGCACTTGGTTATGCAGAGGGGGTTCAATGAGTTCAGAACACTACTGCATTGCAGTTTTATTAGCTAATAATGAGGGGAAATTGTGGTCCATTTCCACCATGCCGTCAGTGTGTTCCCTGCTGTTTCTTACCAGATGTATGTTGCTGCTGCCAATGGACcttctttttgtgctttttgcaCCTGACAGACCCAGTAGAGTCTTTAATTTCTTCAAAATCAGCCATTTCATTTTGACCCGTGGCAAGTGTTCGAATGTGGTTTAACTCAACATCAGCACTTTGGTTGCTGGAttctggacagacacacagtcaaagGAATAAATACCATTTGGAAAATAAGTATGGATGTTAACTGAGCAAAAACACGTTACAGATAATGGACCATTGACATAAATATAGCTATTAAGAGCAGTGCATTTTCTACATGCAGTCTTACCAGTTTCTCCTTGTTCTGTCTCTTGACCATGTTTTATGTATGTTGAATTATTGGCAGATCCAGTGAAGTCCTCCTTTCCTCCAGAATGTCCTCCTCCATTTGTATCTGTGGTTGTTAATccgctctcttcctcttttttttttttttttttttaaaaaaaagaacaccaCAGCACATCATAAACACAAATTTTGACCACCACTGACGACTCACTGCAGTGCTGATGGTGAAAACGCATTGTTAGGCATAGATCAACTTTACCTGTTACCTTGTCAAAATCCGCTTGACCACATGTGGTGTACCTCTTGCTCTTGGTGCCATCTACTGTAAGTTGCTCCTCTGCTTTTGTTGTACACCCTGAATCATCCAATACTGTTACTGTGCCGTCTCCTCTCGAGTTT includes these proteins:
- the LOC139335319 gene encoding immunoglobulin-like and fibronectin type III domain-containing protein 1; this translates as MLNADKKDYEHICTEFGVADLDLILKKLEEKKKRRVQNKCKDGVIPYDEDAMEDRSLKSAGRTKDFRMKGLMQKATGFNEVDEKVNLLNTGLNQTDGEGDILNTRLNRVDGEGNILNTGLNRVDGEGNILNTRLNRVDGEGNILNTGLNQVDGEDNILNTGLNRVDGEGNNLNTRLNRVDGEGNILNTGLNRVDGEGNNLNTRLNRVDGEDNILNTGLNRVDGEDNILNTGLNHMDDEVDFLHTEFKFSSVDFVIKIQEVKAQEKEDALFECVLTHPLPRITWMGKGSVLEDGEKYSITVSDHKLIHRLLIKDCKLLDRGIYSAVSGIMSCSAWLVVEAENDPASAGKKIARKTTLAGGARIDLEKVAREQQIKSREEMEKILASVKAKHKEGQLRDKKTLTTSRRDGDINAITGPGKSSGVVKDEPNASRTSALSEPTGSKGQAKTRNSRGDGTVTVLDDSGCTTKAEEQLTVDGTKSKRYTTCGQADFDKVTDPNELASDNEASDSDENEDSTGQIRRSSCSKQGQQPQKGVDGESTGPKEHNECDESEDAAGSVAHSRRKRQGPLIEDMVIDPGVHFICGLSDVSAIISETAELTCKLSSEDCEGAWFRDGQKISQDDSFTISKDGAIHKLVITRCKEEHSGKYRFEADGRKTEAMISVKDPPRFDPEDLSAFTEPAALKLGHNAIFKLHFVGHEPIKIQWYKEGEELQDDNNTKIEKSGSHSRLLLSRCQRKDTGEIKIKLKNEHGFVEAASQLIVLDKPTSPLGPVEVMESSATCIEFRWRPPKDDGGSPVISYMMERQQVGRNTWKKIGEIPGVPTYRDVDVEHGRKYCYRVRAVTAEGTSEAMETDDMQAGTLAFPGPPAPPKVVSAYDDCINICWDSPINRGGSRILGYILEKRKKGSNLWTVVNAMDELIKEKKYAVKDVVAGLEYEFRVTAINLSGAGEFSNPSEFVFARDPKKPPGKVRNLKLTETSYTHLVLTWTKPEEKPGIQDEAKGYFVEIRQAECIEWSRCNPTPIITTSFSVKGLKSMDMYWVRVIATNDGGESDPEELANYVLAMPSPVRPKFTNHKMKSFMVVRAGNSVRITVNFEASPRPDIMWLKDNVPVTKRVTISNSDGSSQLLIPSSERSDSGIYSILVKNFAGQETLSTEVRVTDDPKPPGLVELEENVPGTVTVIWEPSPDEKRDDRLHYTVSKLDSTKRTWTTVADRLFNNKFTVCNIMHGREYNFRVYAKNDMGISAPSESPTWGMEKKKEKFVVSVPTRKDCDLQCAPTFMVPLKLHTAPKGYECYMSCAVKGNPKPRITWYRNHISINTDANYYISNTCGVCSMSILHVAPKDMGEYTITAENALGRAECSTVLSVRGDSSAHGGGGGSATPGGGPAPAASSFLFLNGRTRYLRSTPPRLIPCSASSSSPRCSLSVLH